From Candidatus Poribacteria bacterium, one genomic window encodes:
- the aroA gene encoding 3-phosphoshikimate 1-carboxyvinyltransferase → MIEVQPIRKPIDAVIEVPGSKSYTNRALLVAAMANGVSKLTGALFSDDTHYMSASLRKLGVHIDADEKRATFEVHGNGGNIPVSSGDLYIGNSGTTSRSLTAYVSLGHGKFVIDGDEPMRRGRPISDLLDSLTQIGVSARSQFDNGHLPVIVEADGLAGGRTRLDVSKSSQFLTALLLIAPYAKNGMEIEVIGKREMPYIDITLAVMEAFGVQVLNEDYRYFRIEGGQQYQPQIYNIEPDASNASYFFAAAALTGGRVTVQHLHSDSAQGDLQFVQILKQMGCQVAFSDTGITVTGPRQLKGIDVDMRTISDTSLTLAAIAPFADSKVTIRSIEHTRWQETDRIHAMVTELRKLGVPVVEHRDGLEISPSPITPAAIDTYEDHRVAMAFSLVGLKVPGIRINDPECVAKTFPHYFLVFEGLYV, encoded by the coding sequence ATGATTGAAGTCCAACCGATTCGTAAACCGATTGATGCCGTCATAGAGGTTCCGGGTTCCAAAAGTTATACCAATCGCGCACTATTGGTTGCCGCCATGGCGAATGGCGTTTCAAAGCTGACCGGTGCCCTCTTCAGCGATGATACCCACTATATGTCTGCATCGTTGCGAAAACTCGGTGTCCACATTGATGCCGATGAAAAGCGGGCGACATTTGAGGTCCATGGAAACGGCGGGAACATCCCAGTTTCAAGCGGGGATCTCTATATCGGAAACTCAGGCACCACTTCACGTTCTCTTACCGCCTACGTTTCGTTAGGTCACGGAAAATTCGTCATTGATGGCGATGAACCGATGCGGCGGGGCCGTCCCATCTCGGATTTACTGGATTCACTAACGCAAATTGGGGTATCAGCACGCTCGCAATTTGACAACGGACATCTGCCTGTTATTGTTGAAGCAGATGGACTTGCGGGTGGAAGAACCCGACTTGATGTTAGTAAGAGCAGTCAATTCTTAACCGCACTGCTCCTCATCGCACCGTACGCAAAGAACGGCATGGAGATAGAGGTTATCGGTAAACGCGAAATGCCCTACATTGACATTACGTTGGCAGTCATGGAGGCGTTTGGTGTACAGGTCCTTAACGAAGACTATCGGTATTTTCGGATTGAAGGCGGGCAGCAGTATCAGCCGCAGATCTATAACATTGAACCCGATGCCTCCAACGCCTCTTACTTCTTTGCCGCTGCTGCCCTCACTGGTGGCCGTGTCACCGTCCAACATCTACACTCGGATTCAGCACAAGGCGACCTTCAGTTTGTGCAAATCTTGAAGCAGATGGGGTGTCAAGTTGCCTTTTCCGACACGGGCATCACCGTCACCGGACCGCGCCAATTAAAGGGAATTGATGTAGACATGCGAACGATTTCGGATACCTCCCTAACCCTCGCAGCGATTGCCCCCTTTGCCGATAGCAAAGTAACCATCCGAAGCATTGAACACACGCGCTGGCAAGAGACTGATCGGATTCATGCGATGGTGACAGAACTCCGAAAATTGGGCGTGCCTGTTGTTGAGCACCGAGACGGACTCGAAATTTCACCCTCCCCTATTACCCCTGCAGCGATTGATACCTACGAAGACCATCGAGTAGCAATGGCATTTTCGCTTGTCGGTCTGAAAGTTCCCGGCATCCGAATCAATGATCCAGAATGTGTCGCTAAGACGTTCCCTCATTATTTTCTGGTGTTTGAGGGGTTATACGTTTGA